From the Lactuca sativa cultivar Salinas chromosome 9, Lsat_Salinas_v11, whole genome shotgun sequence genome, the window AAGTAAAAATGGCTCTTTTATAGTAAAGTATGAAGTACGATTCTTTCTTCAGAATTTCCAAAAATTCCATTTTCACACTACAAAAtctatttttgtttgaaaaagagTTTCTGAAAACCTCTACAGCAAAAAACTTcacaaaaaaaatgattttcacaGTATATGAGAAATATTTTTGCAATATATGAAGTAAATTTGTCGGTACACAAAAAAGTTTTacatttttatttcttttgtaaGGAGCATAAAAAATACTACACTAATATGTGTGTATGTCATTAAGTAAACGTTATTTATGAATAATATGTACAATGATTTAATGAAATTGCCTTAAAACAAGTGTTGCTTAATAATAAAAGCCATTGCGAGATTTTAAGGCTTGGTACGTGTTTCTCCTATGTTTGGGGATATATGATCGATGAAataaaatggattttataaataCATGTATTTTAATGATTTTATGGGGTTAGATTGACATCTTAATCAAGTATGACAATGAATTTTGTTGTGGAACTAGTTGATGAATTTGATTGGTTAGAATACTATAAAAATGAACAAATCTTATTGTTTGTGTTGTCATTTGTTTGGAGAGCAAGGTGGGAGAGATGCATTGGAACACTTGGAGTAAAAAAAAAGTTTGCTAACGTGGGTAATGCTGAtagttattatttaaaaaaaaaatgtaaaaatcagtAAGAAATCTCAATCTATTAGTGTAGCCTATCATAAACAAACTAAACAGTCTAAACTTGAGAAGGGTAATTGTGTATTTCGATTACGTGCTACAACGGGtacttgtagaattttattaacaAATATGATATCATTCAGTGGTCATGATGAATTAGATGGCTCTTTTGTAGAAGACTTTTCATTGAAGCATTATCTTTATTTAAAGAACATGGTGAGAGCATTTAAAATGTTGCGTTAGAAAAGACTTTCAGAAATAATAAATTGATGTCTCCaaatattcaaaaaaaatattgttgAATGGTTTTTTAAAAGAGATAATTAAGTCCATTTATGATGAAATTTGTAAGTTTGTGTTGGCTATATTAGTTGACGATTCTAATGAAGTATCCAAAACGAATAAATGATAATAGTTTTGAGATATGTTGATAGATTTGGAAGTATGAAGTAAAAAAAATTTGGTATTGTTCATTAGATAATTTGCTAATTTGAGATATTTATCAAAATGGTTTTAAAGAGTGCATCATATTGGTCTGCAACACTTGAAAGATGCTCTCAGTCGATGTTCTTAGTCGATATAACTGTCAATCAACTTGCATAATAAAATAAGTAACGATTTTACAAATGATGTTTTGATTTGTAacgtagaaaaaaaaaacacttataGATGTCAAAGAATAAATTTATTATCAATTGCTTTAgtaaaaagaaagaacaaaaatATTGACTTTAAAATGTAATCTAATCCAATTTCTCATATTTAATGAAATCATAAttactaaaaaaaattattatggggAAAAAAATTATGACACCTATGATTATTTTTTCCCCTAGATATTTTGTTCCTATATTGTACCAATGGTTACACAGAAATCCCAACTCTAATATGCTAGGTGAAATGAAATAACAATACAATaatctatgaaataaaatatttaaaaaagaaaagaaaagaaaaacaagttttaaaaagtttaagttGAATAACACACATGAGATGACATGACACATGACACATGACAGGACACATCTATACCTCTATACATCCCAAATTCAAAATCTTATGCATATTCTTCTAAGGTACAATAATGGAGAATGAGAGAAACATCAGCTACTAATGGTATAGTAAAAGTAAAAACTACATCACCCCATAGCCCACATACAGGGATGCTACACAAATTAAGAAAAACAAACACAACAAACCttttcaacaaaaattaaaaataaaaaaagatgcACATTTACGATAACAATAAGGGACATGACTCAATCATATTTTGTGTGTTCTTTTAACATGCTTTTTTTTTTCTCCCCTCCAAAAGGTTTACTACAACTTGGCACACTTTTCAGCTAAAAGCTAGTTGTAGATTCTAACTGGCTTCTCAAATGTGTGTCGATTCTgcataataaataataaaccaaGTATTCAGATTACTTGCTTACATGGTGAAATAGCAATAATgtagtttcattttttttttaaaaaatagaaaTTTAGTATTGGTTGTACCTGATTTGCAGCATATGACCTTTTGGATGCATTGTCAGAGTGCTCCAATCCCAAGTATTGTTCCCAAGCACTATGAACATCTCTTCTCTGAAACCAAAACCACCCATTCAAATTTACAATTTTTTTGCCATGATTTGATTTTCtcacatattttttattttaatttttaaaaaaaaaaaaaaaaaagtagtaaCCTGAAAGCGGCTTGAGACAACATCAGAATCCAGAAGGTATGTAGGACGACCCAAAGACAGAAATGCAAACTTCCACTGATACAGAAAGGAGTCAGAAACcagaataataaataaataaataaataaataaataaataataccttggaaaactCCTCATCTGGAACTTGTAGTTTCTTCTGAATGCGTACTTTAACTTCAGCTAATGTCTCACCCTCTCGGATAACAAGAAAAAACGGTTCCCCAAAGTTCTGAACTTGCTGTTCAATGTTCATACCAAAATTAATACATATAAACttcatatattattaattatttattaattaatacttACCACCTGGTTCTGAGACGCGTCTTTCATAAAATGATAAACATGAATTAAACGATCCTGAGGACCCAACTCTTTTTCCTCTTCTGGAATCTGTAATTAAAAAAAACCCTTAATTAAATAAATTGACTAAATTACATTTTTCGTCCCTGTTCCCACTAGTAACTTCAACTTCACTAGTTAATCATATACCTAATTTTTGCATATTGGTCCCAAACATATTTGGAACAAGAACCAAAAACGTTATaaaaacctcaaataaggaccaaatttgcaaaatCAAACTTTCTAGGttcaaaattaaacaaaaataaatcaggtatactcagggaccaaaaatgtaatataCTCAAAAAGGCATGAAATTAACAAGGAgtaagcataaagtttgaagATACCTCCTCAGCACGTAACGTCCAGTATTGATCGTTAATGTTCTCGATTTTTTCATTCAGGGGGAAAATCTgcatacatacatataaatataaatataaattgatGGAAGTAAAAAGACGGTTATACCCATTATCAAAATTCAAAATAGCAAATCCACATTCTACAATGTCCAAACTCCAAAACCTATTAATACCTTGTAAATCTTGTGGTAAAAAACCTCAAGCAAACGAAGCTCTGCATCTGGATGAGACAGCTCAACCTGTTTTAACATACATTCACCACTCAACTATACaagatataataataataataataatatgaattaAATTTGCTACTTTAGTAACTACCTTGGTCTTAAGGTCAGTAATCACATCCCCCACAGTGCTTTGTTTAGGCAGTCTAATGGTATGTATGACTACCTAGTAATTGTCACaaacaaaatattattattattattattattattatatatcaagAGCAAAATAGAAAGTCAAACAAACACGGACCAAAATGAAAAAAGTCAACAACGCTTACTTCATCTTTTGTTGCATGATGAAAAGCAACTTTTAGGGTTTTCAGGCCTTGTAGTTCAGGAAGAGGAATATCCAGTACTTCATAATACAAAATATCTGAAGTCTGCAGCAGCacaacaaaaacataataatacaAATTATTGAGCAAATTGaaatcaaattatttaataaattttagTTACCTGATTGTAGTGAGCAAGCATGTCTGAGAGGTGTTCGACTCCTCGATACTTGATTGGTTGAGGTTTGGGTTGTTGGGAATAACAGTTGTGAGATGTAAGTCTGATTTTAGATGGATCATCCAACTTCAAATGCCCAGCAACTCTTTCAACAACATCATCATAATTGTTCAGTTTTGACCTGCTCAAACCAAAGTCAacaaatacattaaaaaaaaacatttctgtgaaattaagatcatattcttgggaAACTTACAGTTCCAATGAGAACTCATCCTCTTTTGGTTTCTCCAGTGAACGAAAGCGTACAACCTAGATGTGGACAGAATATGTTGTATATACTTATTATATGTATGCATAAACATATAAAAGGGCAAAAGtggaaaaatataaatttaagttTCAGAATATACCTGGCGATTATGAACGTATTCCAGAAAAGATGGAACATCTTGATAGCGGTTTTTTACAGTTCCATCCTTGAGAGGTTTCTGGAAGCAGATAATGTCCCCATCTTCAAGCTATAAAACCAAAAAAAGTATTCATTAAACTAAATCAAGAAACTGTCATAAATAATTATATGAAAAAAGGGAAACTTACCTGACTAGCTCGAAATGTTAGCTTCTTATCAATGTGTTCACACATGACATTAGGTTCGAATTTGATTTCCTGAATGACAAGGGTAATTTaggaaacaatacatatataacattATAAATAATACAATGGACTGAATGAAAGGCTGACCTCAAACAGTTCTATTTCTTCATCAGGAGCAAAGCCTGCCAGCTCATTTAGCTTTCCCAGCATCTCTATTGGCTTTCCACTACTCTTCACAAACAGCCTTCCAACATACCTGAATAACACATGAAACCAGATTTAAggggttgtttcttttttacttaatcagCTTAATGAGTTAAGCGCTTATTACTGTATATgtctgtttcttttttacttaatctaTGCagaatgacttaatggattaagccaaaAAAAAAACCTGGCTTAATATTTTAAGACATTAACCCTTCTTCTTTTTTCCTCCAACTTCTCTCACGTAAATATTCATACATATTTGTTAGAGTCAATGAACATTGTGAAATTTGTTTTTTGGAATGTAAGGGTACAATGGTCACTTTAGTCTCATCCAGACAGTTTATTCAGTCTAGAAAAGAAACAGACACTATGTACACAACACTTTATCCAGAGTGACATCATTACCCACTCAGCCACTTCAcaatttacacatacaagagttaataggaaatatatatatatatatatatatatatatatatatatatatatatatagagagagagagagagagagagaatgcatACCGAAGCTCTTCTTTTAAAGGATCATAGAGTTTGAAGAAAAGTAAAATTTCTTCCTTAGTTTTTGCAGGTGGGGGAACTGGGCGTAGATCCTATATAATATTAATGAGTGAATATTAGAATTAACAATATAGTAATATTGAGTTGAGTATTATACAAATATTAAGAAATAATAATGGAATAAGAAAAGTATAAATGAAATCTTTACCTGTCCAAGTTCGACCTCCAGGAACAACTTAAGCTCAGCATTGTTAGCCTTGTTTGATACCTctctcaaatgtccaacctaacAAAAATATTGGATTCGACATGTTAATGACAATTTTGCCCTTACTTCTGGAAattttttattacttatatatcaaaaGCACATACAGATTGAGCTTCTTCTAGAGGAGTCAAAGGACGATTTGGGCGGTAGGTATGATTTTGGCGTTTTGCCCAAAGCCAAAAACGTTGACATTGCACTGGTATACCCCATTCTTTTGCTACTTCCTCctgcaagggtaaaatggtcatataGTTCCATTCACAATTTATTCGGTATAGATTAGAAAGAAACGTGGTTTATCCAGAAAGACATCATTACCCATACATAACTTAATGAGGGGGGGAAATAGAAACAAACAAATTTACTAATTTAGTGAGTAATAGTATTAGTACCTTGAAAAGGGCAAAAGAGATTTGCTTCTGGATACGAAAACTACGAACTTTCTCATGATCCACAagatcaaaaaatatatttttcccTATTTGTTCATGAAGGTTTTCATCACGAGCAACCTTTATAACAGTATACAAATGTGCCTCTGCTTTCTCTTTCTTCTTTTGCTCCTTTTCTTCTTGTTCTTTCTTCAATCTAATCTGAAAAATTATTTAAGGAATCTCATACTCAGTAATCAGTACAGTTTCATGGGTACGAAAACAATATGTACACAACAAATGACAATCTTACCCTCAGGTGCTCTGCTACATCCTTTTCATCCACATTACATATTATTTTATC encodes:
- the LOC111907803 gene encoding ubiquitin C-terminal hydrolase 13, with amino-acid sequence MTLMTPPPIDPEEEEMLVPHSEFAATEGPQPMEVAPAEAANTVDAPAVDDPPSARFTWTIENFSRLTGKKLYSEVFFVGGYKWRVLIFPKGNNVDHLSMYLDVADSTSLPYGWSRYAQFSLAVVNQIHNKFTMRKDTQHQFNGRESDWGFTSFMPLSDLYDPSRGYILNDTCIVEADVAVRRVVDYWSHDSKKETGYVGLKNQGATCYMNSLLQTLYHIPYFRKAVYHMPTTENDMPSGSIPLALQSLFYKLQYSDTSVATKELTKSFGWDTYDSFMQHDVQELNRVLCEKLEDKMKGTVVEGTIQQLFEGHHMNYIECINVDYKSTRKESFYDLQLDVKGCRDVYASFDKYVEVERLEGDNKYHAEQHGLQDAKKGVLFIDFPPVLQLQLKRFEYDFMRDTMVKINDRYEFPLQLDLDRENGKYLSPQADRSVRNLYTLHSVLVHSGGVHGGHYYAYIRPTLSDQWLKFDDERVTKEDMKRALDEQYGGEEELPQANPGFNNSPFKFTKYSNAYMLVYIRESDKDKIICNVDEKDVAEHLRIRLKKEQEEKEQKKKEKAEAHLYTVIKVARDENLHEQIGKNIFFDLVDHEKVRSFRIQKQISFALFKEEVAKEWGIPVQCQRFWLWAKRQNHTYRPNRPLTPLEEAQSVGHLREVSNKANNAELKLFLEVELGQDLRPVPPPAKTKEEILLFFKLYDPLKEELRYVGRLFVKSSGKPIEMLGKLNELAGFAPDEEIELFEEIKFEPNVMCEHIDKKLTFRASQLEDGDIICFQKPLKDGTVKNRYQDVPSFLEYVHNRQVVRFRSLEKPKEDEFSLELSKLNNYDDVVERVAGHLKLDDPSKIRLTSHNCYSQQPKPQPIKYRGVEHLSDMLAHYNQTSDILYYEVLDIPLPELQGLKTLKVAFHHATKDEVVIHTIRLPKQSTVGDVITDLKTKVELSHPDAELRLLEVFYHKIYKIFPLNEKIENINDQYWTLRAEEIPEEEKELGPQDRLIHVYHFMKDASQNQVQVQNFGEPFFLVIREGETLAEVKVRIQKKLQVPDEEFSKWKFAFLSLGRPTYLLDSDVVSSRFQRRDVHSAWEQYLGLEHSDNASKRSYAANQNRHTFEKPVRIYN